A genome region from Polyodon spathula isolate WHYD16114869_AA chromosome 19, ASM1765450v1, whole genome shotgun sequence includes the following:
- the LOC121294337 gene encoding C-myc promoter-binding protein-like isoform X1 — protein MMEDKGFRVADYFVVAGLTDSSIPLEEEIHFNDICHKIAKPKAPITDVAVIIKSLGEEVPQGYTCVDTTPTGLSAELNNGSLMGPQIFLCYKRGRDKPPLTDLGVLYEWKERLKQGCHIIQTTPSGRPANISSPSSQRIYVTYRRAPDSMSQTSLAVTDICIIIPSKGETPPHTFCKVDKNLNSSMWGSSVYLCYKKSVAKTNTIAYKAGLICRYPEEDYESFPLPESVPLFCLPMGATIECWPAQTKYPLPVFSTFVLTGSSGEKVYGAAIHFYEPHAQENLSDKQRSQLGLISATDRKPIVSKTIHTNKCICLLSHWPFFDAFRKFLTFLYRYSISGPHVLPIERHVSHFMHKVPFPSPQRPRILVQLSPHDNLILSQPVSSPLPLSGGRFTTLLQNLGPENAITLLVFAVTEHKILIHSLRPAVVTSVTEALVSMIFPFHWPCPYIPLCPLALADVLSAPCPFIVGVDSRYFDLYDPPPDVSCVDLDTNTISHPEDKRALTWKILPKKACKNLMNLLNNIYQELAESQQRPREDGLMELTMSDYDFNSGKSLQTLEMEIQEAFLRFMALILKGYRSYLRPITQAPSEKATDASSLFDLQGFLKSRDRSHQKFYSLMTKTQMFIRFIEECSFVSDKDASLAFFDDCVDKLFSTEHSTDKGIKNYYQHCRSHSSNMGLRRVTTVDLDKLEEMRLIELDESQRSEHTVFITPPELPALPDGEEHPLQYSYNGFPVLILELFDRPDGLLKTPATRLTSKQSSPTSPAPMFRRTKQEIKSAHKIAKKYSSIPQMWSKCLLRHCYGLWFICLPAYVKVCHSKIRALRTAYDVLRKMQVKKLEPPDEVCYRVLMQLCGQYGQPVLAVRVLFEMKKAGVHPNAITYGYYNKAVLESTWPSSTRGGYFLWMKLRNVLLGVVQFRRALKKPPSHPPQTPVSDGSDLDAVSHGSLDSSNDINTAEQASFSTDLIKVDSTDDRSSTASCGYGSLVEHMYHMEKIPYPTQWISSEIRHPSVLQGGQSDLGYNSLSKEEVRRGDAATQDGPVEKEDKKESDSSSLSESESVKGSGDSVPQFDCQEAACGFNPTGGIVRVSCPFEAVSESGDTSNDHVAGLMFTTCLEEIGYVQNNSLRKRHKSAVEGSVKEPMSWGDRNRNLSGDTILGLQMNKGGGVETDTRKMAEKLGADIKILANTFQKTMRPNTLDIGNGTHRSKTIKRDSPEKDSSDEDAAFEADKIDSPGIFNLEDLDDELASAGKSVKAAARKPRRVERSSSSSSFTARPVETGFDPLSLFAAQTEQQIEEEEEVRSLSTPSARRELAEEIEMYMNNMSSPLVSRAPSVDLQGSTNDDPTCIQGPSVEEKNSRRSSLPPSSPRAMGLPRSRTYHARTDSKLRDRLWSSPSFSSNSPQRELPPDPEGAVALMSPSSFNLDTLLTPTFDVLKSSMFSAGKGVAEKASKWYSKFATYSTSSKDLNYDRSSISSGGLIDPESSSLMDDDVYSEYEGAASPQGNNIAYVTKGMGQSQTSHDSASKQPHHTGSVLTTGSSFPLPDKSELDSSRYTSNTSIFQNYAMEVLISSCSRCKTCDCLVYDEEIMAGWTADDSNLNTTCPFCGSPFLPFLNIEIRDLRGPGRYFLKYGPSVEEGASTACCTAPNMEIRNSVISPADSDMAMSPKITVQECPDPDSRRACCGCAPAKPIEIPSERKWGVSDSGCAGHPMARSATTFCPLEEDDAHRRNTHSVPTGSLPSRFSDVADLLSFEWRLHNPDPVTVPYLSPLVLWKELESLLENEGDHVITVADFVDHHPIVFWNLVWYFRRLDLPSNLPGLILSSDHCNRGSKVPRNWLSEDSKHVLIQILWDNLKLHQDPGQPFYILWNTHSVKYPMVDAVQKGEEPFSEEFLQSVVKSIQMNDVYRPMSQILEILGKQLGMKRQRSLYREILFLSLVALGKDNIDIDAFDREYKMAYDRLTPSQVKFTHNCDRPPSTGVMECRKTFGEPYL, from the exons ATGATGGAAGACAAAGGCTTTCGTGTTGCCGATTACTTTGTGGTGGCGGGTTTGACTGATTCATCCATACCACTCGAGGAGGAAATCCACTTCAATGACATCTGCCACAAGATCGCCAAACCCAAAGCCCCGATCACAGACGTGGCCGTCATCATTAAATCGCTAGGAGAGGAGGTGCCACAAGGCTACACGTGTGTGGACACGACCCCAACAGGACTGTCAGCAGAGCTCAACAATGGCAGCCTCATGGGACCCCAGATCTTCCTGTGCTACAAGAGAGGCAGGGATAAACCACCTCTCACTGATCTTGG GGTTTTGTACGAATGGAAGGAAAGACTCAAGCAGGGCTGTCATATTATTCAAACCACTCCTTCTGGCCGCCCTGCTAATATCAGCAGCCCCTCCTCACAGAGGATATATGTTACTTACCGGCGGGCCCCAGACAGCATGTCTCAGACTTCCCTGGCCGTGACAGACATATGTATAATCATTCCAAGTAAAGGAGAGACCCCACCACACACCTTCTGCAAGGTGGACAAAAATCTCAATAGTAGCATG TGGGGCTCGTCTGTGTACCTTTGTTACAAGAAGTCCGTGGCAAAGACCAATACCATAGCATATAAAGCTG GTTTAATTTGCAGGTATCCAGAAGAAGACTATGAATCATTCCCTTTACCTGAATCGGTGCCTCTTTTCTGCCTGCCCATGGGTGCAACGATCGAATGCTGGCCTGCCCAAACCAAATACCCGCTCCCCGTTTTCTCTACATTCGTATTGACAGGGTCTTCTGGAGAAAAG GTGTACGGCGCTGCAATCCATTTCTACGAGCCCCACGCGCAGGAGAACCTCAGTGACAAACAACGCTCCCAACTGGGGCTGATCAGTGCCACCGATCGCAAACCCATTGTCTCCAAAACCATTCACACCAATAAGTGCATATGTCTGCTCTCCCACTGGCCTTTCTTTGATGCCTTTAGGAAGTTTCTGACATTCCTGTACCGATACTCGATCTCCGGCCCTCATGTACTACCCATTGAGAG ACATGTATCCCATTTCATGCACAAAGTTCCTTTTCCATCGCCTCAAAGGCCGAGAATCTTGGTGCAG CTGTCGCCACATGATAACTTGATACTGAGCCAGCCTGTGTCATCGCCATTGCCACTTAG TGGTGGCAGGTTTACTACCCTGCTACAGAATCTTGGTCCTGAGAATGCGATCACGCTGCTGGTGTTTGCAGTCACAGAACACAAGATCCTGATCCACTCGCTCAGGCCAGCCGTGGTCACAAGCGTGACGGAGGCCTTGGTCTCT atgattttccctttccactgGCCCTGCCCGTATATTCCTCTTTGTCCTTTGGCATTAGCAGATGTGCTGAGTGCCCCTTGCCCATTCATAGTGGGGGTCGATTCGAGATACTTTGACCTGTATGATCCGCCGCCAGACGTCAGCTGTGTTGATCTGGACACTAACACGATATCACA TCCTGAAGATAAGAGAGCTTTGACGTGGAAGATTCTGCCAAAGAAGGCTTGCAAAAATCTGATGAATTTGTTGAATAACATTTACCAGGAACTAGCAGAGT CACAACAGAGACCAAGAGAAGATGGGTTGATGGAGTTAACCATGAGTGACTATGATTTTAACTCTGGGAAGAGTCTGCAAACCCTGGAAATGGAGATTCAGGAGGCATTCTTGCGCTTCATGGCGTTGATACTGAAGGGATACCGGTCATACCTTCGTCCCATTACCCAGGCCCCCTCTGAGAAGGCAACTGATGCGAGCTCTCTGTTCGACTTGCAAG GCTTCCTGAAGAGTCGGGATCGCTCTCACCAGAAGTTTTACTCTCTGATGACCAAGACACAGATGTTTATTCGGTTTATTGAAGAGTGTTCCTTCGTCAGCGACAAGGATGCAAGTCTGGCATTTTTCGATGATTGTGTAGATAAA CTGTTCAGCACAGAGCACAGTACTGATAAAGGAATAAAG AATTACTACCAACACTGTAGATCACATTCATCAAACATGGGGCTTCGAAGGGTAACTACA GTGGACCTGGACAAGCTGGAGGAGATGCGTCTGATTGAGCTGGATGAGTCCCAGCGCAGTGAGCACACCGTGTTCATCACCCCCCCTGAGCTGCCTGCGCTGCCTGACGGAGAGGAGCACCCTCTGCAGTACAG CTACAATGGCTTTCCAGTGCTGATCCTGGAGCTGTTTGATCGTCCGGATGGTTTGCTGAAGACCCCGGCTACCAGACTGACCTCGAAGCAGAGCTCTcccactagccctgcacccatgTTCAGGAGGACTAAACAG gaaatcaAGTCAGCCCACAAAATTGCAAAAAAGTACTCCTCCATACCACAGATGTGGTCCAAGTGTCTCTTGCGGCATTGCTATGGCTTGTGGTTCATCTGTCTGCCTGCGTACGTCAAAGTGTGTCATTCGAAGATCAGGGCTCTGAGAACGGCATACGATGTGTTGAGAAAAATGCAAGTCAAGAAACTTGAGCCTCCTGACGAG GTGTGTTACCGTGTTCTGATGCAGTTGTGTGGACAGTATGGTCAGCCAGTTTTAGCAGTTCGGGTTCTTTTTGAAATGAAGAAGGCTGGAGTTCACCCCAATGCTATTACATATGGCTATTATAACAAG GCTGTTTTAGAAAGCACCTGGCCTTCCAGCACTAGGGGCGGCTACTTTCTCTGGATGAAACTGAGAAATGTCCTTCTAGGAGTTGTGCAGTTCAGAAGAGCCTTGAAGAAACCCCCGTCACACCCCCCCCAGACCCCTGTCTCAG ATGGCAGTGACTTGGATGCTGTTAGTCACGGCAGCTTGGATAGCTCTAACGACATTAACACAGCGGAACAGGCTTCGTTCAGCACTGATTTAATCAAAGTAGATTCTACTGATGATAGATCTAGCACAG CTAGCTGTGGGTATGGCAGTCTAGTAGAGCACATGTACCACATGGAGAAAATTCCATACCCCACACAGTGGATTAGTTCTGAAATCAGACACCCTAGTGTCCTTCAAG GTGGTCAGTCTGACCTCGGGTACAACTCTCTGTCGAAGGAGGAGGTGAGGCGTGGGGACGCTGCCACTCAAGATGGTCCAGTGGAGAAGGAGGACAAGAAGGAGAGCGACTCCAGCTCGC TTTCAGAAAGCGAGAGTGTAAAGGGGAGTGGGGACTCTGTGCCTCAGTTTGATTGTCAAGAAGCAGCCTGTGGATTTAACCCTACCGGGGGAATCGTCCGTGTCAGCTGCCCCTTTGAGGCAGTCAGCGAGTCCGGCGACACAAGCAATG ATCATGTTGCAGGACTTATGTTCACCACCTGTTTAGAGGAGATTGGCTATGTTCAAAACAACAGCCTTCGGAAGAGACACAAGAGTGCCGTGGAAGGGAGTGTGAAGGAGCCGATGAGCTGGGGAGACCGGAACCGCAACCTCAGCGGAGACACAATCCTGGGGCTGCAGATGAACAAAGGGGGGGGTGTGGAGACTGACACCAGGAAGATGGCTGAGAAACTGGGAGCCGACATCAAGATCCTTGCAAACACTTTCCAGAAGACCATGAGACCGAACACTCTGGACATTGGAAACGGCACCCACAGGTCAAAAACTATAAAGCGAGACAGCCCGGAGAAGGACTCCAGTGACGAAGACGCGGCTTTCGAAGCTGATAAAATAGACTCACCCGGCATCTTCAACCTAGAGGACCTTGACGACGAGCTGGCCAGCGCTGGGAAGTCTGTGAAAGCAGCGGCTCGGAAGCCACGCAGGGTGGAGaggtccagcagcagcagcagctttacAGCCAGGCCGGTCGAGACAGGCTTCGACCCTCTCTCCCTGTTCGCAGCCCAGACAGAGCAGCAgattgaggaggaggaggaagtgaGGAGCCTCTCCACCCCCTCCGCACGGAGAGAGCTGGCAGAGGAGATTGAAATGTACATGAACAACATGAGCAGCCCCCTGGTCAGCCGCGCCCCCAGCGTGGACCTGCAGGGTTCGACGAACGATGACCCCACCTGTATCCAGGGCCCCTCTGTGGAGGAAAAGAATTCCAGGAGATCCAGCCTTCCCCCAAGTTCCCCCAGAGCTATGGGGCTTCCACGCTCCAGGACCTATCACGCCAGGACAGACAGCAAGCTAAGAGACAGGCTGTGGTCGTCTCCCTCCTTCTCATCAAACAGCCCGCAGAGGGAGCTGCCTCCAGACCCCGAGGGAGCTGTGGCGCTGATGTCCCCGTCGTCTTTTAATCTGGACACCTTACTAACACCCACCTTTGATGTGCTCAAGAGCAGCATGTTTTCAGCTGGGAAAGGAGTAGCAGAAAAAGCCAGCAAATGGTATTCCAAATTTGCTACCTACTCCACATCTTCTAAG GATCTGAATTACGACAGATCTAGCATATCGTCTGGTGGGTTGATAGATCCTGAGTCCTCTTCATTGATGGATGACGATGTCTACAGTGAATATGAAGGGGCAGCGTCCCCTCAAGGAAACAACATTGCGTATGTGACCAAGGGGATGGGACAGAGCCAGACATCTCACGACAGCGCTTCAAAGCAGCCACATCACACGG GTAGTGTACTGACCACAGGATCCAGCTTCCCATTGCCTGACAAGTCGGAACTGGATTCGTCTCGTTACACCAGCAACACCAGTATATTTCAAAATTACGCCATGGAG GTCCTCATTTCAAGCTGCTCGCGCTGTAAGACCTGCGACTGTCTGGTCTATGACGAGGAGATCATGGCGGGATGGACTGCAGACGACTCAAACCTCAACACCACCTGTCCCTTCTGCGGGAGTCCCTTCCTGCCCTTCCTCAACATTGAGATCCGTGACCTCCGAGGTCCCGGCAG gtactTTTTGAAGTACGGCCCATCTGTGGAGGAAGGCGCGTCCACAGCCTGCTGTACGGCTCCTAACATGGAGATCAGGAATTCTGTCATCTCCCCTGCTGACTCAGACATGGCCATGTCTCCTAAAATCACAGTACAGGAATGCCCAGATCCCGACAG taGACGCGCTTGCTGTGGGTGCGCCCCTGCTAAGCCCATAGAGATTCCCTCGGAGAGGAAGTGGGGTGTCAGTGATTCAGGCTGTGCGGGGCACCCCATGGCTCGGAGCGCCACCACCTTCTGTCCACTGGAGGAGGACGATGCCCACCGAAGAAACACCCACAGTGTACCCACAGGGAGCCTGCCCTCCAGGTTCAGTGATGTTGCA GACCTTCTGAGCTTTGAATGGAGGCTACACAACCCAGACCCGGTCACGGTTCCCTATCTCAGTCCTCTCGTACTGTGGAAGGAACTGGAAAGCTTACTGGAAAACGAAGGGGATCATGTGATAACGGTGGCAGACTTCGTGGACCATCATCCCATTGTGTTCTGGAATCTGGTGTGGTATTTCAGACGACTTGATCTGCCCAGCAATTTGCCAGGCTTAATACTGTCCTCTGATCATTGCAACAGAGGGTCAAAG GTTCCTCGAAACTGGTTGTCAGAAGATAGCAAACATGTTTTAATCCAGATTCTGTGGGACAATCTTAAACTACACCAGGATCCAGGACAGCCATTCTATATCCTGTGGAACACACACA GTGTGAAATACCCCATGGTAGACGCTGTTCAAAAGGGAGAGGAGCCCTTCAGTGAAGAGTTCTTGCAGAGCGTGGTGAAGAGCATTCAGATGAACGACGTCTATCGGCCCATGAGTCAAATCTTAGAGATTCTGGGCAAACAACTGGGCATGAAAAGACAGAG AAGCTTATACAGAGAAATCCTGTTCCTTTCTCTGGTTGCCCTTGGAAAAGACAACATTGATATTG atgcATTTGATCGAGAGTACAAGATGGCCTATGATCGTCTGACTCCCAGCCAGGTGAAGTTTACACATAACTGTGATCGTCCTCCCAGTACTGGAGTCATGGAGTGCCGTAAGACCTTCGGAGAACCGTATCTGTAA